A genome region from Nocardiopsis exhalans includes the following:
- a CDS encoding response regulator, giving the protein MTGTDLDTRTSSTANPAPRVLVVDDQPLLRHSLTLLIDAAPGISVVGQAGTGREAVALSRDLAPDVVLMDIRMPGGDGIEATRSITADPDQARTRVLVLSMFELDEYVHAALRAGASGFLLKDAHPDQLVDAIRRTHAGESLLAPSILTRVVEHFLHGPGAAPARGLDGLTERETEVLALVARGLSNAEIAAALTISVKTVKTHIGHLLAKLAARDRAQLVIAAYDSGLVTPP; this is encoded by the coding sequence GTGACCGGGACCGACCTCGACACCAGAACCAGCAGCACCGCGAACCCGGCCCCAAGGGTGCTGGTCGTGGACGACCAGCCCCTGCTTCGGCACAGCCTCACCCTGCTCATCGACGCCGCCCCCGGCATCTCCGTGGTCGGCCAGGCGGGCACCGGGCGCGAGGCCGTGGCGCTCAGCCGCGACCTGGCCCCCGACGTGGTCCTCATGGACATCCGCATGCCCGGCGGCGACGGGATCGAGGCCACCCGGTCGATCACCGCCGACCCCGACCAGGCCCGAACCAGGGTGCTGGTGCTGAGCATGTTCGAACTCGACGAGTACGTCCACGCGGCCCTGCGAGCCGGGGCCAGCGGGTTCCTGCTCAAGGACGCCCACCCCGACCAGCTGGTCGACGCCATCCGCCGCACCCACGCCGGGGAGTCCCTCCTGGCGCCCAGCATCCTCACCCGGGTGGTCGAGCATTTTTTGCACGGCCCCGGCGCAGCCCCCGCGCGAGGGCTCGACGGTCTCACCGAACGCGAAACCGAGGTCCTGGCCCTGGTCGCCCGCGGGCTCTCCAACGCCGAGATCGCCGCCGCACTCACCATCTCTGTCAAGACCGTCAAGACCCACATCGGTCACCTGCTCGCCAAACTCGCTGCCCGCGACCGCGCCCAGCTGGTCATCGCCGCCTACGACAGCGGCCTGGTCACCCCGCCCTGA
- a CDS encoding VOC family protein, translating into MARREQARYPAGVPCWVELTEANGELSTSFFGDLLGWRFEDRAPEGAAAPYFVASLPDQDGDVAGFGSLLAEPVQNPVWTTYVRVDSADESAERVSTAGGTVLQGPTDVEGIARVAVCADPAGARFGLWEARGSGGAHLVNRPDTWNFSNLVTSDPEAAADFYGKVFGWRTQNVRFGGGAQDATMLLLPGYGDFLEELAPGTKDRHTESGAPEGFSDAVGWLSAVPYEALAETVAQWAVEFSVADAESVLIRAAQLGGTVITPLADMGGMRYGAFQDPRGAAMAVNEFHQPPT; encoded by the coding sequence ATGGCCAGGCGTGAACAGGCCCGGTACCCGGCCGGGGTGCCCTGCTGGGTGGAGCTCACCGAAGCCAACGGCGAACTCTCGACCTCGTTCTTCGGGGACCTGTTGGGATGGCGGTTCGAGGACCGCGCACCCGAGGGCGCGGCGGCGCCGTACTTCGTGGCGAGCCTGCCCGACCAGGACGGGGACGTCGCGGGGTTCGGCTCACTGCTGGCCGAACCCGTCCAGAACCCGGTGTGGACCACCTACGTGCGGGTGGACAGCGCTGATGAGTCGGCCGAGCGGGTGAGCACGGCCGGTGGCACCGTCCTCCAGGGGCCGACGGACGTCGAGGGCATCGCCCGGGTGGCGGTCTGCGCCGACCCCGCGGGGGCCCGGTTCGGCCTCTGGGAAGCGCGGGGGAGCGGCGGCGCCCACCTGGTGAACCGGCCCGATACCTGGAACTTCAGCAACCTCGTGACCTCCGACCCCGAGGCGGCGGCCGACTTCTACGGGAAGGTGTTCGGCTGGCGGACCCAGAACGTGCGGTTCGGGGGCGGGGCGCAGGACGCCACGATGCTGCTTCTGCCGGGATACGGCGACTTCCTGGAGGAACTGGCGCCGGGCACCAAGGACCGGCACACCGAGTCCGGTGCACCCGAGGGGTTCTCGGACGCGGTCGGCTGGCTGTCCGCGGTGCCTTACGAGGCTCTCGCCGAAACCGTCGCGCAGTGGGCGGTGGAGTTCTCCGTCGCCGACGCGGAGTCGGTCCTGATCCGCGCGGCACAGCTCGGCGGCACCGTCATCACACCCCTGGCCGACATGGGCGGTATGCGCTACGGCGCCTTCCAGGACCCGAGGGGCGCGGCCATGGCGGTCAACGAGTTCCATCAGCCGCCCACCTGA